The DNA segment CTTTACTAAGCGCAATACGTAGTTCATCTATAGAAACTGAACCAAGTGCTATTCTAATAGCTTGGGTGACAGACTGAGACGCACTAAAAGGCTCTGCGGTAGACACGGAAATGTTGATATTCATCAGTTCCTTCACTATCCGCTCAGCTCTTGCCTCTTCCGGTAAAGGAATCCAGGCAAAATATGATGCAGGATGGGAAATGCATGGAATATCTCCTAGGCTGTCTCTGAGTATAGTTTGTCGTTTTCTTGCATCACGTCTCTTCAACTCTTCTAAACGAGCCACTGTTCCATCTTTTATCCAATTGCATACTAATTTGGTCATCACTGAAGGAGTATTCCATGTGGTTGCTCTGACAGCTCTTTCAAGTGCTTCTCTATAGGAGTCAGGACAGACAACAGCACCAACTCTAAGACCTGTTGCTACATTCTTTGAGTATCCAGTCACATAGACGGTACGCTCAGGAGCAAAGAACGCAATCGGTCGTCGTGGCTTGAGGGATAAATAGGCATATGGAGTATCTTCGATTATTAAGAGATCATGTTCCCGAGCAATCTCTGCTAACTCTACTCTTTGTTTATGACTTAGTACCCAACCTAGTGGATTATGTAGTGTCGGCATGGTGTATATCGCTTTAACATGCCTTTTTATACACATTTGTTTTAAGGTGTTGAAATCTGGGCCATTAGCAAGAGTTGGTATTGCGACTAGTTCGAGATGATACAATTCTGCCAATGCTTTAAACCCCGGATAGGTTAACGCATCCACAGCCACTACATTTCCGGGCTTTAGCAGCCCCATTACTGAGATAGTCAATCCATGCTGTGCTCCATTAACTATTATCACATTCTCTACAGATGGCTGTAGTCCTTGGCTCGATAAGTGCTCAGCAATAATTTCTCGTTCCGCTAGCTTGCCCGCATGAGGTTGGTACCGCAAAAGTGATTCAATATCACCAACTGAAGATACTTCTCTAAGAGCATCGCGTAACAGTTCTCCCTGCCCCGGTAAAGATGGGTAATTAAAATTTAGGTCAAGGACATCTGTTGCTACTGCATGCTGATCGATACCATGACCATAGGGCAAAGATATCTCTCTGACGAACGTTCCCCGCCCAGTTTCTCCACTAACTAAGCCCATAATTTCTAGCTCACTGTATACCCTCGTTGCCGTAGCTAGAGATATGTGTTCCTGAGCAGCAAGTTTTCTATGAGTTGGTAGCCGGCTTCCCGCCGGTATTTCTCCCGAACGGATGAGTTCAGCTAGCTTATCAACAATGTTTTTGTACCTAGCTTTCATTAATTGTATCCATGACAATAATTTGATTGTAATGAATTACTGAGATTACCATCAGCCTACTTAGCGCTCAAGTCTACGAGCTATCTGTATAAAAAGTGAGGTCTAGTGGTGAATTTAAATACATATAAAGCAAATCTTGGTTCGGTTTCTGGTTGGCTAAACGGATTATTGGGAGTGATCATTTTTAGTGGTTCGTTACCAGCAACAAAGCTCGCCGTAATCGACATAAATCCATTTTTCTTGACCTTCCTGCGAGCATCCATTGCAGGTCTCCTTGCGACGATTCTAATCTTCGGGTTTCGACAACAGCGCCCTCATACGTCACAAATGTTGTCTCTAATAGTCGTATCACTAGGCGTAGTGGTTGGGTTTCCTCTGCTCACTGCTATGGCGTTACAACATGTCACATCCGCACATTCAATTGTATTCTTGGGTCTCCTTCCACTTACAACTGCTATTTTTGGTGTTTTACGTGGTGGTGAGAAGCCCCAAAAAGCTTTCTGGATATTCTCTGTAATAGGCAGTGCACTGGTTATAGGATTCGCTCTATCTCAGGGCACGTCTATTTCACCTGTCGGTGATTTGCTAATGCTTTCAGCCATCATTGCCTGCGGATTAGGATATGCTGAGGGCGCTAGACTGACACGTGTTCTGGGGGGATGGCAGGTAATCAGCTGGGCACTGATTATATCTTTACCTTTTATGTTGATTGCCTCTTTATTAACGATGCCAGAATCGTTCAAAAGTATTGGTAATACAGCTTGGTTCTCGCTGTGCTATGTTTCACTGTTCAGTATGTTGATTGGCTTTATCTTCTGGTACAAGGGATTAGCTATTGGAGGTATTGCTTCTGTCGGTCAATTACAGCTTTTACAACCATTCTTTGGGTTGGGGTTGTCAGCAATGCTACTGCATGAAAGTGTCAGTCCTGTAATGATACTTATCACTCTCGGGGTAATTCTGTGTGTAATTGGGTCTCGCAAATTCGCCTGATAGTGGTATTTCCCTATAACAAATTTAATATTTAGCCCACATCGGGCTAAATATTGTCAGCAGATCCTATTTTGAACATTAGATAAATTGGTATGGGAAGGTCGCTCAGTTCGGAGCCTAGTCTGTCTGAATCGCTTCGTCTCGTAAAAACAACAATTTTGTACAATCATCACGCTCAATGAATCGTTATTGTGTAACTAAAATATACAAATGGACTACGTAATGACGACATTACTTATAGCAATGGGGACCTTCGCCTTGA comes from the Vibrio gangliei genome and includes:
- a CDS encoding aminotransferase-like domain-containing protein, which codes for MKARYKNIVDKLAELIRSGEIPAGSRLPTHRKLAAQEHISLATATRVYSELEIMGLVSGETGRGTFVREISLPYGHGIDQHAVATDVLDLNFNYPSLPGQGELLRDALREVSSVGDIESLLRYQPHAGKLAEREIIAEHLSSQGLQPSVENVIIVNGAQHGLTISVMGLLKPGNVVAVDALTYPGFKALAELYHLELVAIPTLANGPDFNTLKQMCIKRHVKAIYTMPTLHNPLGWVLSHKQRVELAEIAREHDLLIIEDTPYAYLSLKPRRPIAFFAPERTVYVTGYSKNVATGLRVGAVVCPDSYREALERAVRATTWNTPSVMTKLVCNWIKDGTVARLEELKRRDARKRQTILRDSLGDIPCISHPASYFAWIPLPEEARAERIVKELMNINISVSTAEPFSASQSVTQAIRIALGSVSIDELRIALSKVREAIEFELAR
- a CDS encoding DMT family transporter; this encodes MNLNTYKANLGSVSGWLNGLLGVIIFSGSLPATKLAVIDINPFFLTFLRASIAGLLATILIFGFRQQRPHTSQMLSLIVVSLGVVVGFPLLTAMALQHVTSAHSIVFLGLLPLTTAIFGVLRGGEKPQKAFWIFSVIGSALVIGFALSQGTSISPVGDLLMLSAIIACGLGYAEGARLTRVLGGWQVISWALIISLPFMLIASLLTMPESFKSIGNTAWFSLCYVSLFSMLIGFIFWYKGLAIGGIASVGQLQLLQPFFGLGLSAMLLHESVSPVMILITLGVILCVIGSRKFA